ATGATCGGACCCAGGCATCCGTCTGGGCAACACGCCATGGTCTCCTTTAATCCAGCTACCGCTCAGTGATGTTTCGTTTTATTCCCCAAGTATAAAAAAAAGCCTATATCCCCCAAATGGGCGATGCCTTGGCTACTATGTTTTCATATAGTATCGGCACAAGAGCGGATTTCATGGAAATGCAACCTGAACCCATTAGCAAGGAGGCTCGGATGGCGCGAATAGGCATCATTACATGCTCTAACTGTTCGCAGGATACCAACTGTGCAGCGGTCGTGTGTCTTGGAGACATGAGAAAACGAAGCGGTTTCTTTGAGCGTTATCCTGCTGAAGAACCGCTCGACCTCATCGGTATCATCAACTGTGCAGGATGTCCCACTATTGCAGCTCCGAAAAAGATACTCAGGAAGGTGCGCGCTGTGGCCGAATTCAAACTGGACGCGCTTCATTTCTCATTTTGCATGACAGCACTTTGTCCCTTCCTTACCAAATACGAAAAAACGATTAAGGAGGAGTACCCAAACCTCGAGATTGTTTTGGGAACACACAAGCCGATCGATAAGGGTGAGTTTCAAGAAAAGGTTAGGGAGCTTCTGTGCCCTTCGGTCTCCCCCACAAGAGCCATGACCGATGTAATCAAGGGAAGGTGACAGGTCTCCTTGACTTTACCGCCAACACCAATTTATGGTGACACGAGGGCTGAACCGGAGCACTGGGAAGATGACTATATTGCAAGCAGAGTTACCTTAAACACTCAGGCATGGGGCATATGGATGCCCGTTTTATCCTTTCAATTGCGGGACAGATGGAGGGTGGCATCGTAGTCTCTCCCTCCTGAGCGGAGTATCCAATGGCGAAAGTACGCACCCGTGCCGCAGTGGTGCATGAACCCGGCGGCCTATTTATTTTTGAAGATGTTGAAATCGACACTCCCCGTCCGGATGAAGTGGTAGTCCGTATCGTTGCCTGTGGGGTCTGTCACACGGATATTGCTGCCCGAGACGGATTCTTTTCCATGCGGTTTCCGACAGTCTTTGGCCATGAAGGTGCAGGGATCGTTGAAACCGTGGGAACGGATGTGACCAGGGTCCGTGCCGGCGATAGGGTTGTGCTCTCCTTTAGCTCCTGCGGTAAGTGCGGGAACTGGCAGAGATGGCCATCCGGCTCACTGCGTGGCATTCGATGAGCTCAACTTTGGCAGTACAAGAATTGACGGGAC
This region of Desulforhabdus amnigena genomic DNA includes:
- a CDS encoding CGGC domain-containing protein; this translates as MARIGIITCSNCSQDTNCAAVVCLGDMRKRSGFFERYPAEEPLDLIGIINCAGCPTIAAPKKILRKVRAVAEFKLDALHFSFCMTALCPFLTKYEKTIKEEYPNLEIVLGTHKPIDKGEFQEKVRELLCPSVSPTRAMTDVIKGR
- a CDS encoding alcohol dehydrogenase catalytic domain-containing protein, encoding MAKVRTRAAVVHEPGGLFIFEDVEIDTPRPDEVVVRIVACGVCHTDIAARDGFFSMRFPTVFGHEGAGIVETVGTDVTRVRAGDRVVLSFSSCGKCGNWQRWPSGSLRGIR